Below is a genomic region from Citrobacter europaeus.
CTTTGGTTCGCACCTGTTCAATCTTCGCTTTCACCTGCTCAGGGGGCTCGCCCCAGGTCAGATAGAGATCAACCTGCTCGGCAGCAAGGTCTTGTGCGACATCAGACGAGCCGCCGAAATAAAGCGGTGGCCGGGGTTGTTGTACGGGAGGGAAAAACAGCTTCGCGCCGCGAACATGAATATGTTTGCCGTTGAAATCCACCGTTTCACCTTGCAGCAGTCGCCGCCAGACCTGAGTAAATTCAGCAGAGGCTTCATAGCGCTCGGTGTGATCGAGGAACACACCGTCACCAGCCAGTTCCTGTGGATCGCTACCGGTCACCAGGTTAAATAACGCCCGGCCGTTTGAAAGTCTGTCGAGCGTAGCAGCCTGACGCGCGGCGACCGTCGGCGAGGTTACGCTTGGACGCAACGCGACCAGGAACTTTAATCGCTGGGTGACCGGGATCATCGAGGCGGCGACCAGCCAGGCATCTTCGCAGGAGCGACCGGTTGGGATGAGAACACCGGTAAATCCCAGGCGATCGGCCGTTTGCGCAATTTGTTGCAGATATCCGTGATCGACCGGGCGCGAACCTTCTTCTGTCCCCAGATAATGGCCGTCACCGTGGGTGGGTAAAAACCAGAACATGTTCAGACTCATAATTTTTCTCCTGCCTGTTGAGTGGGT
It encodes:
- the ssuD gene encoding FMNH2-dependent alkanesulfonate monooxygenase, which produces MSLNMFWFLPTHGDGHYLGTEEGSRPVDHGYLQQIAQTADRLGFTGVLIPTGRSCEDAWLVAASMIPVTQRLKFLVALRPSVTSPTVAARQAATLDRLSNGRALFNLVTGSDPQELAGDGVFLDHTERYEASAEFTQVWRRLLQGETVDFNGKHIHVRGAKLFFPPVQQPRPPLYFGGSSDVAQDLAAEQVDLYLTWGEPPEQVKAKIEQVRTKAAALGRKIRFGIRLHVIVRETTQEAWQAADRLIAHLDDDTIAKAQAAFSRTDSVGQQRMAALHNGKRDKLEISPNLWAGVGLVRGGAGTALVGDGPTVAARINEYAALGIDSFVLSGYPHLEEAYKVGELLFPHLDVAIPELPQPQRLQQQGEAVANEFIPRKVAQS